A region from the Rhodamnia argentea isolate NSW1041297 chromosome 7, ASM2092103v1, whole genome shotgun sequence genome encodes:
- the LOC115734638 gene encoding protein C2-DOMAIN ABA-RELATED 4-like: MTSNQTLCPLKSTQEYGIRSFLFFVSRNFGPPPPPHLSLSLVKFTREWTAISPIVRLARSTSRTSREILGGACKERGRERPRMSSSPTTRPSSGTSLMESLLGLLRIRVRRGINLAVRDVRTSDPYIVIKMGKQKLKTRVIKKDINPEWNEDLTLSVSDPDVPIKLAVYDHDTFTKDDIMGDAEFGINAFIDALRMDLQGLPSGTIISRVQPCRKNCLSEESCILWSEGRIVQDMCLRLKNVECGEVEIQLQWIDLPGAKVL, translated from the exons ATGACTTCCAATCAAACTCTATGTCCACTCAAAAGCACACAAGAATATGGCATCCGGTCGTTCCTCTTCTTCGTTTCCAGGAATTtcggtcctcctcctcctcctcatctctctctctctctggtaaAATTTACCAGGGAATGGACAGCCATTTCCCCCATCGTTAGGCTTGCTCGATCCACCTCAAGAACATCAAG GGAGATTCTTGGGGGGGCATGTAAGgaaaggggaagagagagaccaagaatgtcgtcgtccccaacaACGAGGCCTTCCTCAGGAACATCTCTCATGGAGAGCTTGCTGGGTCTTCTCAGAATCCGCGTCCGGCGGGGTATTAATCTCGCCGTCCGAGATGTCCGCACCAGCGACCCCTACATCGTCATCAAGATGGGTAAACAG AAACTGAAAACTCGCGTAATCAAGAAGGACATTAATCCGGAGTGGAATGAAGATCTTACTCTCTCTGTTTCAGATCCTGATGTTCCTATCAAACTG GCAGTTTACGATCACGACACGTTCACCAAGGACGACATAATGGGGGATGCGGAGTTTGGCATTAACGCATTCATAGATGCCCTGAGGATGGACTTGCAAGGTCTCCCAAGCGGCACGATAATATCCAGAGTACAGCCGTGTAGGAAGAACTGCCTCTCCGAAGAGAGCTGCATCTTATGGAGCGAAGGGAGGATCGTCCAGGACATGTGTCTCAGACTTAAAAATGTCGAATGCGGGGAGGTGGAAATCCAGTTGCAGTGGATCGACCTTCCCGGTGCCAAGGTTCTGTAG
- the LOC115734782 gene encoding uncharacterized protein LOC115734782 isoform X2 codes for MAFLLPLRGSSNVGVLSRDGPVSLADASALPSLRRNLRAPGWSSVRSFYVERHSFSSRSGLDRMMPKRTIFTIPRSGGSPNSSNTSEGSSDQGKAPFGYTRKDVLLIGVGVTVLGIGLKSGLEFAGVDPLQAGNVVQLVLVLGLTVGWISTYIFRVSNKEMTYAQQLRDYENKVMEKRIESLTEAELEALLEQVEEEKTRLASGEQVN; via the exons AtggcttttcttcttcctctgcgtGGAAGCTCGAACGTCGGAGTTCTGTCCAGAGACGGACCGGTTTCGCTGGCGGATGCCTCAGCTCTTCCGTCGTTGCGCCGTAATTTGAGAGCACCAG GATGGTCTTCTGTAAGAAGCTTTTATGTGGAGAGACATTCTTTTTCCTCCAGAAGTGGATTGGACAGGATGATGCCTAAGAGGACGATTTTTACAATTCCCAGAAGTGGTGGTTCCCCAAACTCTAGCAATACCAGTGAGGGTTCCTCTGATCAGGGCAAG GCTCCTTTTGGATACACCAGGAAGGACGTTCTATTGATTGGAGTTGGAGTCACTGTTCTCGGCATTGGCTTAAAAAGTGGATTGGAG TTTGCTGGAGTTGATCCTCTACAAGCGGGGAATGTTGTCCAGCTAGTGCTGGTATTGGGATTAACTGTCGGATGGATATCCACTTACATATTTAGGGTTTCAAACAAGGAAATGACATATGCTCAGCAACTACGTGACTATGAAAACAAGGTCATGGAG AAGCGCATAGAGAGCTTGACGGAAGCTGAGCTTGAAGCTTTGCTGGAACAAGTGGAGGAAGAGAAGACACGCTTAGCGAGCGGTGAGCAAGTCAACTGA
- the LOC115734635 gene encoding outer envelope protein 64, chloroplastic produces the protein MASQSANLWVLLGLGIAGIVLMTRKLKRAVREDFGAFVHKLHLLPPPQPAPPKAPHPLTGLSFAVSDVFDIEGHVTGFGHPDWEKTHEAAARTSTVVSTLVEGGATCVGKTVVDEMAFSISGENKHYGTPTNPAATARVPGGSSSGAAVAVAANLVDFSIGIDTIGGVRVPAGYCGVIGFRSSHGTISNMGVLPVSTSLDTVGWFAKDPSILRRVGHVLLQVPFAVQRNPRQMIIADDCFQLLKISVDRVVQVVVKATEKLYGRQILKHENLESYFNSKVPSLKAFPAKKTNGELKRSSIRDLAEVAMFVQRHEFITNHEEWIHSANPILDAVISKQLHNMPQTTEVDIENCRVIRNELRSAINSLLKDDGILVIPTVADPPPKLGGKELQSEDYQSRVFSLLSISSVSGCCQVSLPVGFHEKCPLSVSLIARNGGDRFLLDTVNAMYATLQEQADIASKSKPTKNAVTRENSAEIAKEKGNQAFKEKQWQKAISFYTEAIKLSGNNATYYSNRAAAYLELGSYLQAEADSTKAISLDKKNVKAYLRRGTAREMLGYYQDAIEDFSYALVLEPTNKRASLSAERLRKLFL, from the exons ATGGCTTCTCAGTCGGCCAATCTGTGGGTTCTTCTGGGGCTCGGCATCGCCGGGATTGTGCTGATGACGAGGAAGCTGAAGCGCGCCGTCCGAGAAGACTTTGGCGCCTTCGTCCACAAGCTccacctcctccctcctccgcaGCCCGCTCCTCCCAAAGCTCCTCACCCTCTCACCGGCCTCTCCTTCGCCGTCTCCGACGT TTTTGATATTGAGGGACATGTAACGGGGTTTGGCCATCCCGACTGGGAGAAGACGCATGAAGCAGCTGCCCGAACATCAACAGTCGTATCCACGCTCGTTGAAGGAGGCGCTACTTGTGTTGGGAAAACCGTTGTTGACGAAATGGCGTTTAG TATAAGTGGAGAAAATAAGCATTATGGAACACCCACAAATCCTGCAGCGACTGCACGGGTACCCGGTGGATCCTCCAGTGGAGCTGCTGTGGCAGTCGCTGCTAATCTTGTTGACTTCTCTATAG GTATTGATACTATAGGTGGTGTGAGAGTGCCAGCAGGATATTGTGGCGTCATAGGCTTCAGATCGTCACATGGCACCATTTCAAACATGGGAGTTCTACCTGTCTCGACAAGTTTAGACACAGTGG GATGGTTTGCGAAGGATCCTTCTATTCTGCGCCGAGTTGGCCATGTGCTGCTGCAAGTTCCATTTGCAGTTCAACGTAATCCAAGACAGATGATAATAGCTGATGATTGTTTTCAGTTGTTAAAGATTTCTGTAGACCGGGTTGTTCAGGTGGTTGTTAAAGCAACAGAGAAGCTGTATGGAA GGCAAATTTTGAAGCATGAAAATCTGGAGTCATATTTCAATTCTAAAGTTCCAAGCTTGAAAGCATTTCCTGCCAAGAAAACTAATGGTGAATTGAAAAGATCCTCTATTAGAGATCTTGCAGAAGTTGCAATGTTTGTTCAAAG GCATGAATTCATTACTAATCATGAAGAATGGATCCATTCGGCAAATCCTATTTTGGATGCTGTCATCTCAAAGCAGTTGCATAACATGCCACAGACAACGGAAGTGGACATTGAAAATTGCAGAGTAATTAGGAATGAATTGCGATCAGCTATCAACTCGCTGTTGAAG GATGATGGAATTCTAGTTATTCCTACCGTTGCTGACCCTCCTCCAAAACTCGGGGGGAAAGAGCTGCAATCAGAAGATTACCAGAGCCGCGTTTTTAGTTTGTTGAGTATTTCCAGTGTATCTGGTTGCTGTCag GTCTCATTACCTGTGGGATTTCATGAAAAGTGTCCACTCTCTGTGTCTCTCATAGCAAGGAATGGGGGGGATCGGTTTTTATTGGACACAGTTAATGCCATGTACGCAACCTTGCAAGAACAGGCTGACATAGCCAGCAAgtcaaaaccaacaaaaaacGCTGTTACACGGGAAAACTCAGCTGAAATTGCAAAAGAGAAG GGAAACCAAGCTTTTAAAGAAAAACAGTGGCAGAAGGCAATTAGTTTTTATACGGAAGCTATCAAGCTAAGTGGCAATAATGCTACATATTATAGTAACCGGGCAGCAGCATATCTAGAACTCGGAAG TTATCTTCAGGCTGAGGCAGATTCTACAAAAGCCATCAGTCTTGATAAAAAG AACGTAAAGGCCTACTTGCGTCGGGGCACAGCGAGAGAGATGCTTGGCTACTACCAGGACGCAATTGAAG ACTTCAGCTATGCACTGGTTCTCGAACCAACAAACAAAAGAGCATCACTTTCTGCTGAGCGATTGAGGAAGTTGTTTCTGTAG
- the LOC115734636 gene encoding uncharacterized protein LOC115734636: MQRRARGLSEGFPRAGGEEEEEEDVTAIPTQEYIRRALENVDEDGGDFTLDPWVCAVEFVRQQGLVDGDGVAIGTPLCSIKRGTVPDKVSQVVAIVKSCTPNGHGDMMVTLKDPTGTVGATIHHKVLRGKGFAQEISVGAVLILQKVAVFSPSRCTRYLNITLNNIIKVIAKDGGPPSKENCSPPAKERSSSLEIREKSSTEEKASSQLRGRIEGILSSLKQATNTQYEQSGGVKGTDSCSDQTSRNHDVSVVNEPSPAAHDETSQFRAARSGETMHCSTSENTKCNDNRLGIAEVSDDKDGVSVDGMRKQQRLSSRTSLLQWTDEQLEELMDCE; encoded by the exons ATGCAGCGGAGAGCTCGGGGTTTGTCGGAGGGTTTTCCCAGAGCTggaggcgaggaggaggaggaggaggatgtgaCTGCGATTCCTACACAGGAGTATATAAGGAGGGCTCTGGAGAATGTGGATGAGGACGGTGGCGATTTCACGCTCGATCCGTGGGTATGTGCAGTGGAATTCGTGCGGCAACAAG GGTTGGTGGATGGTGATGGTGTGGCCATTGGGACGCCTTTGTGCTCCATTAAGAGAGGAACTGTCCCTGATAAAGTGTCTCAG GTCGTTGCAATTGTCAAATCTTGCACTCCAAATGGCCATGGTGATATGATGGTGACACTTAAG GATCCAACAGGTACAGTTGGCGCTACTATTCATCACAAAGTTCTGAGAGGGAAGGGTTTTGCACAGGAGATATCTGTTGGTGCAGTTCTAATTCTTCAGAAG GTTGCAGTGTTTTCACCTTCACGCTGCACTCGCTATCTCAACATAACTTTGAACAACATAATAAAG GTCATCGCTAAGGACGGTGGACCTCCATCAAAAGAGAATTGTTCTCCCCCAGCTAAAGAACGTTCTTCCAGTTTGG AGATTCGGGAAAAATCCAGCACGGAAGAGAAAGCATCGTCCCAGTTAAGGGGGAGAATAGAGGGAATCTTGAGTAGTTTAAAGCAAGCTACTAATACGCAGTATGAACAGTCTGGCGGGGTAAAAGGGACCGACTCTTGCAGCGACCAAACTAGCAGAAACCATGACGTTTCTGTGGTAAACGAACCATCCCCTGCGGCACATGACGAGACAAGCCAATTTAGGGCAGCTAGGAGTGGCGAGACAATGCATTGTTCTACGTCAGAAAACACCAAGTGCAACGACAACAGGTTGGGCATTGCGGAAGTTTCTGATGATAAAGATGGCGTTAGCGTAGATGGAATGAGGAAGCAACAGCGGCTTAGTTCAAGAACTTCGCTCCTGCAGTGGACTGATGAACAACTAGAGGAGCTCATGGACTGCGAATGA
- the LOC115734782 gene encoding uncharacterized protein LOC115734782 isoform X1, whose amino-acid sequence MAFLLPLRGSSNVGVLSRDGPVSLADASALPSLRRNLRAPAGWSSVRSFYVERHSFSSRSGLDRMMPKRTIFTIPRSGGSPNSSNTSEGSSDQGKAPFGYTRKDVLLIGVGVTVLGIGLKSGLEFAGVDPLQAGNVVQLVLVLGLTVGWISTYIFRVSNKEMTYAQQLRDYENKVMEKRIESLTEAELEALLEQVEEEKTRLASGEQVN is encoded by the exons AtggcttttcttcttcctctgcgtGGAAGCTCGAACGTCGGAGTTCTGTCCAGAGACGGACCGGTTTCGCTGGCGGATGCCTCAGCTCTTCCGTCGTTGCGCCGTAATTTGAGAGCACCAG CAGGATGGTCTTCTGTAAGAAGCTTTTATGTGGAGAGACATTCTTTTTCCTCCAGAAGTGGATTGGACAGGATGATGCCTAAGAGGACGATTTTTACAATTCCCAGAAGTGGTGGTTCCCCAAACTCTAGCAATACCAGTGAGGGTTCCTCTGATCAGGGCAAG GCTCCTTTTGGATACACCAGGAAGGACGTTCTATTGATTGGAGTTGGAGTCACTGTTCTCGGCATTGGCTTAAAAAGTGGATTGGAG TTTGCTGGAGTTGATCCTCTACAAGCGGGGAATGTTGTCCAGCTAGTGCTGGTATTGGGATTAACTGTCGGATGGATATCCACTTACATATTTAGGGTTTCAAACAAGGAAATGACATATGCTCAGCAACTACGTGACTATGAAAACAAGGTCATGGAG AAGCGCATAGAGAGCTTGACGGAAGCTGAGCTTGAAGCTTTGCTGGAACAAGTGGAGGAAGAGAAGACACGCTTAGCGAGCGGTGAGCAAGTCAACTGA
- the LOC115734634 gene encoding auxin efflux carrier component 1-like, whose protein sequence is MITPVDFYHVMTAMVPLYVAMILAYGSVKWWKIFTPDQCSGINRFVALFAVPLLSFHFISLNDPYTMNFKFIAADTLQKVIVLAVLFVWAKVSKRGSLEWTITLFSLSTLPNTLVMGIPLLKGMYGDFSGSLMVQIVVLQCIIWYTLMLFMFEFRGARMLISEQFPDTAGSIVSIHVDSDIMSLDGRQPLETEAEVKEDGKLHVTVRRSNASRSDIFSRRSQGLSSTTPRPSNLTNAEIYSLQSSRNPTPRGSSFNHTDFYSMMAGQRSSNFGSADVYGLSASRGPTPRPSNYEEDGGNKPRFHHHGQGGGAQYPAPNPGMFSPKSGGSANHVKKPNGQAQKGEDGGKDLHMFVWSSSASPVSDVFGNNNNHDQFGANEPKDVRLAVSPGKVENQRENQEDYLERNEFSFGNRENATHEVVKVDDGKPKAMPPSSVMTRLILIMVWRKLIRNPNTYSSLIGLTWSLVSFRWNVVMPAIIAKSISILSDAGLGMAMFSLGLFMALQPRIIACGNSVAAFAMAVRFLTGPAVMAAASIAVGLKGVLLHVAIVQAALPQGIVPFVFAKEYNVHPDILSTAVIFGMLIALPITLVYYIFMGL, encoded by the exons ATGATCACGCCGGTCGACTTCTACCACGTGATGACCGCCATGGTCCCGCTCTACGTGGCCATGATCCTGGCCTACGGCTCGGTCAAGTGGTGGAAGATCTTCACCCCTGACCAGTGCTCCGGGATCAACCGGTTCGTGGCCTTGTTCGCGGTCCCTCTCCTCTCCTTCCACTTCATCTCCCTCAACGACCCTTACACCATGAACTTCAAGTTCATAGCGGCCGACACGCTGCAGAAAGTCATCGTCTTGGCGGTCCTCTTCGTGTGGGCTAAGGTGAGCAAGAGGGGCTCGTTGGAGTGGACCATCACGCTGTTCTCCCTGTCGACTCTGCCCAACACGCTGGTCATGGGCATTCCTTTGCTCAAGGGCATGTATGGGGACTTCTCCGGGAGCCTCATGGTCCAGATTGTGGTGCTTCAGTGCATCATCTGGTACACCCTGATGCTCTTCATGTTCGAGTTCCGAGGTGCAAGGATGCTCATCTCCGAGCAGTTCCCGGACACGGCGGGGTCGATAGTTTCGATCCATGTCGACTCCGACATCATGTCGTTGGACGGAAGACAGCCCTTGGAGACGGAGGCCGAGGTCAAGGAAGACGGGAAGCTCCATGTGACAGTGAGGAGGTCCAATGCTTCGAGGTCAGACATCTTCTCAAGGAGGTCCCAAGGCCTGTCCTCGACCACCCCTAGGCCATCGAACCTGACCAATGCAGAGATTTACTCGCTCCAGTCCTCGAGGAACCCCACCCCAAGAGGGTCCAGCTTCAACCACACCGACTTCTACTCCATGATGGCCGGCCAACGGAGCTCCAACTTTGGCTCGGCCGATGTCTATGGGCTCTCGGCCTCGCGCGGCCCCACGCCGAGGCCATCAAATTACGAGGAAGACGGTGGGAACAAGCCGAGGTTCCACCATCATGGCCAGGGCGGCGGTGCTCAGTACCCGGCCCCAAACCCCGGAATGTTCTCGCCGAAAAGCGGGGGCAGCGCTAATCATGTGAAGAAGCCTAATGGCCAGGCTCAAAAGGGTGAAGATGGTGGGAAGGATTTGCACATGTTTGTCTGGAGCTCAAGCGCATCCCCAGTTTCTGATGTGTTTGGCAATAACAACAACCATGATCAGTTTGGAGCTAATGAACCAAAGGACGTGAGGCTGGCTGTTTCTCCTGGTAAAG TGGAGAATCAGAGAGAGAATCAAGAAGACTACTTGGAGAGGAACGAGTTCAGCTTCGGCAACAGAGAGAACGCGACCCACGAGGTTGTGAAGGTGGATGATGGGAAGCCCAAGGCAATGCCTCCGAGCAGTGTGATGACCAGGCTCATCTTGATCATGGTGTGGAGGAAGCTCATCAGGAACCCTAACACATACTCAAGCTTGATTGGCCTCACTTGGTCCCTGGTCTCATTCag GTGGAATGTGGTGATGCCTGCAATTATAGCAAAGTCCATCTCGATACTGTCAGATGCAGGACTTGGCATGGCCATGTTCAGTCTTG GGCTGTTCATGGCATTGCAGCCGAGGATAATAGCATGTGGGAATTCTGTAGCAGCTTTTGCCATGGCCGTGAGATTCCTCACAGGCCCAGCTGTCATGGCTGCTGCCTCCATCGCTGTTGGCCTCAAAGGAGTCCTCTTGCACGTTGCCATTGTCcaa GCAGCTCTTCCACAAGGGATTGTCCCCTTCGTCTTTGCCAAGGAGTACAACGTGCACCCCGACATTCTCAGCACAGC GGTCATATTCGGGATGCTAATTGCTTTGCCCATAACCCTCGTCTACTACATATTCATGGGCTTATGA
- the LOC115734781 gene encoding LOW QUALITY PROTEIN: pentatricopeptide repeat-containing protein At1g66345, mitochondrial (The sequence of the model RefSeq protein was modified relative to this genomic sequence to represent the inferred CDS: deleted 1 base in 1 codon): protein MLRRLVLSRFPVCRKPPGYLPIGSPRIVPRRVHTNAEANANAIVVALSNSLRQGWSWDALNRKFEYLALDDALVERVLLELKEPADARCALGFFHWSAKERKFEHGIRSYCVVINILVRGRLIRDAKALIESVLKRSAGESSKLSVADSLLDSYKIAVGTPLVFDLLVQAYAKQRMFEIGFDVCCYLEKHGFSLSLATFNTLINVIQKSDQNPLVWRIYEHMIKRRTYPSEATTRIMIDSLCKEGKLQMFVDMLDRIHGKRCAPSVIVSASLLHRILEQGRIDDAMVLLKRMLQKNMVFDTIAYSMIIYSKVMIGDIDSAWKVHEEMLKRGFNENSFVYTKFIGAYCRTGKVEEAKNLMEEMGDKGLKPYAETYDLLIEGLAKSGRVDESLSYCKKMLDMGLSPTCLAFNEMVAKLCEMGSVKQGNEMLTLLLDNGFSPDEATYSLLISGYSREGHGDEVLKLYYEMKHRGLPRGSVVFTSLISSLCRCGKLSEAEKYLGYVDAPSLPENVNLYKTLIASYLERGDKRKCLQIYNEMESKGLKLSLSGISNELAQLLPVPKESVNTAIC, encoded by the exons ATGCTGCGGAGGCTCGTCTTATCGCGCTTCCCTGTATGTCGG AAACCCCCCGGTTATCTTCCCATTGGCTCGCCGCGGATCGTGCCTCGGCGAGTTCACACGAATGCAGAAGCAAACGCCAACGCGATCGTCGTTGCGTTGTCCAATTCGCTTCGGCAGGGCTGGAGTTGGGATGCTCTGAATCGAAAATTCGAGTATCTTGCGTTGGACGATGCCCTCGTTGAGCGAGTGCTGCTGGAGTTGAAGGAGCCGGCCGATGCGAGATGCGCCTTGGGGTTTTTCCACTGGTCGGCGAAGGAGAGGAAATTCGAGCACGGGATTCGGTCGTATTGCGTGGTGATCAACATTTTGGTTCGGGGCCGGCTGATCAGGGACGCGAAAGCGTTGATCGAATCGGTCCTCAAAAGAAGTGCCGGGGAGTCATCGAAGCTCTCTGTTGCGGATTCGCTGCTCGATAGCTATAAGATTGCTGTTGGGACCCCTTTGGTGTTTGATTTGCTTGTACAGGCTTACGCTAAGCAGAGGATGTTCGAGATTGGGTTTGATGTTTGCTGTTATTTAGAGAAACATGGGTTCTCTTTAAGCCTTGCCACTTTCAATACTTTGATTAATGTGATCCAGAAATCTGATCAGAATCCTCTTGTTTGGAGGATCTACGAGCATATGATAAAAAGGAGAACTTATCCAAGCGAAGCAACGACCAGGATTATGATCGACTCGTTGTGTAAGGAAGGGAAACTGCAGATGTTTGTGGACATGTTAGACAGGATTCATGGGAAGAGATGCGCTCCGTCAGTTATTGTTAGTGCCAGCTTACTTCATAGAATTCTCGAGCAAGGTAGAATTGATGACGCAATGGTGTTGCTGAAGAGGATGTTGCAAAAGAACATGGTTTTCGATACTATTGCCTATTCAATGATTATTTACTCTAAGGTAATGATTGGGGACATTGATTCTGCATGGAAAGTTCATGAAGAAATGCTCAAGAGAGGTTTCAATGAAAACTCGTTTGTGTATACTAAATTTATAGGAGCATACTGCAGGACTGGAAAAGTTGAAGAAGCAAAGAACCTGATGGAAGAAATGGGAGACAAAGGTCTGAAACCATATGCTGAGACTTATGATCTTCTCATTGAAGGGTTGGCTAAGTCTGGGAGAGTTGATGAGAGCTTAAGCTACTGTAAGAAAATGCTGGATATGGGACTTTCTCCTACCTGTTTGGCTTTCAATGAGATGGTAGCAAAGCTGTGTGAAATGGGAAGTGTGAAGCAGGGTAATGAGATGCTTACGCTTCTGTTGGATAATGGGTTCTCACCAGACGAAGCCACGTACTCCCTATTAATTTCTGGCTATTCGAGAGAAGGCCATGGTGATGAAGTGCTGAAGCTCTATTATGAGATGAAGCACAGAGGATTGCCCCGTGGATCAGTGGTTTTTACCTCTTTGATTAGTAGCCTCTGCCGATGTGGAAAGTTAAGTGAAGCTGAGAAGTATCTAGGATACGTGGATGCTCCTTCACTACCCGAAAACGTGAACCTTTATAAGACACTGATTGCGAGCTATCTTGAGAGAGGTGACAAAAGAAAGTGTCTTCAGATCTATAATGAAATGGAATCGAAAGGGTTGAAGCTGTCTCTTTCGGGCATCAGCAATGAACTTGCTCAACTTCTCCCAGTGCCGAAGGAATCTGTTAACACTGCCATCTGTTAa